From a single Ischnura elegans chromosome 7, ioIscEleg1.1, whole genome shotgun sequence genomic region:
- the LOC124162453 gene encoding histone-lysine N-methyltransferase Suv4-20 produces the protein MVVEPVPRHIIHKMQPTGMTPKELSENDDLATSLVLDPYLGFVTHKMNIRFRPLKANKDELKAIVEDFIKYQNYEKTFKQYTSGEWMWTFYLTKSKQQQQSFKEHIYRYLRVFDKNSGFIIEPCYRYSLEGQKGAKICATRKWHKNEKISFLVGCIAELTEEEEGLLLHPGKNDFSVMFSCRKNCAQLWLGPAAYINHDCRANCKFVPTGRDTACVKVLRDIEAGEEITCFYGEDFFGDGNCYCECETCERRGTGAFAKDKTKNEEQCSGYKLRETDNRLSRTKHRGSQKLDERADKVSESESSSTALSVKELRQKGLTKYDAELLIAQGCKFPEFRESSSPKPCEKSAATAENNSQKDSSSTKDRVSVRRRGEALEGNRQSRYLRGLRQRERTVSCGDVTTLPSSMIPSSSSSLPEDVSASKGVVSDDSRSSASDRESVSEASGKGGAGEATEPGSKGGGSLVTSSSGSFENNNSSAATPTGLLCNSSGITLRSHRQLTEPVVDLCKDNKLMQSTEPEESVSDGLSVASRPVCSEEAEERLINVCVPLVQCRVDSNGRVSGEKMREVEREAECLRETFATPRLGVRKSKPFAVPQDKIVNNFPSRVTVNGKLQKRWDNHLRRASSRRARGVLLRKGLNGSGTDSVDFPENVNDGRTQKSSTLPSERSCSGPKDVYEFEEEDGIEFDEPKLLRRSRGCVKVEEGVGGGNVNSSWDSYVDKTAVPPNNIALPAGEVPPAPIVNGYGCVTPEKRNGVRSVKLTLRMKRSPVLDEVIESGNSLSEDSSLVLEPEYEVLRVEGVGNENFDGDEESVNHRSGVRRKKRHKEKKRRRTGHEFISSKGLDEEESGENCVENSRVERSDGGLQCYSYGKEPIIMRPPMKRLRLIFGNESHTIDIPTPLVENARSN, from the exons ATGGTGGTGGAGCCGGTGCCTCGTCACATTATTCACAAGATGCAGCCCACTGGCATGACTCCGAAAGAGCTGTCAGAAAATGACGATCTTGCCACATCTCTAGTCTTGGACCCTTATTTAGGGTTTGTCACACACAAAATGAATATCCg TTTCAGGCCGCTGAAAGCCAATAAGGATGAATTAAAGGCAATAGTAGAAGACTTCATAAAGTATCAGAATTATGAGAAAACTTTCAAGCAATATACATCAGGGGAGTGGATGTGGACGTTCTATTTAACAAAGAGCAAGCAGCAACAGCAAAGTTTCAAAGAGCAT aTTTACCGATACTTGAGAGTATTTGACAAGAATTCTGGGTTTATCATAGAGCCATGTTACAGGTATTCCCTGGAGGGTCAGAAAGGAGCAAAGATCTGCGCGACGAGGAAGTG gcataaaaatgaaaagatatcaTTCTTAGTTGGTTGTATTGCTGAGTTGACTGAGGAGGAGGAAGGCCTTCTTTTGCATCCGGGAAAGAACGACTTTTCTGTCATGTTCAGTTGTAGAAAAAATTGTGCTCAGTTGTGGCTCGGTCCGGCGGCATACATCAATCACGATTGTAGAGCTAACTGCAAG TTTGTTCCTACTGGAAGGGACACAGCCTGCGTCAAGGTCTTGCGAGATATTGAAGCTGGTGAGGAGATAACATGTTTCTATGGCGAAGACTTTTTTGGAGATGGCAATTGCTACTGCGAATGTGAGACGTGCGAAAG gCGGGGAACTGGGGCGTTTGCCAAGGATAAAACGAAAAACGAGGAGCAGTGTTCCGGTTATAAACTTCGAGAAACAGACAATCGGCTCAGTCGCACCAAACACCGTGGAAGCCAGAAATTGGATGAAAGAGCTGATAAAGTTAGCGAAAGTGAGAGTTCCTCGACAGCATTGAGCGTCAAAGAACTTCGGCAGAAAGGTCTAACTAAATATGATGCTGAGTTGTTGATAGCCCAAGGGTGTAAGTTCCCAGAGTTCCGCGAAAGCTCTTCGCCCAAACCATGCGAGAAAAGTGCTGCGACAGCTGAAAACAACAGCCAGAAGGACTCCTCGTCTACTAAAGATAGAGTTTCTGTTAGAAGGCGAGGGGAGGCATTAGAAGGAAATAGGCAGTCCAGGTACTTGAGGGGACTACGGCAGAGAGAGAGGACTGTTTCGTGTGGCGACGTAACAACGTTACCATCTTCAATGATaccatcttcatcatcatctctTCCGGAGGATGTCTCGGCATCTAAAGGTGTGGTGTCGGATGATTCTAGGAGCAGTGCAAGTGATCGGGAGTCTGTGAGCGAAGCGTCTGGTAAGGGTGGAGCAGGAGAAGCCACTGAACCAGGGAGCAAAGGTGGTGGTTCTCTGGTTACCAGTTCCAGTGGAAGTTTCGAAAATAACAATTCGAGTGCGGCAACGCCAACTGGTTTATTGTGCAACAGCAGTGGGATAACCCTGCGTAGCCATAGGCAACTAACCGAACCTGTTGTGGATTTGTGTAAAGATAATAAATTGATGCAGAGCACAGAGCCGGAAGAAAGTGTTAGTGATGGCCTCTCTGTTGCAAGCAGGCCTGTCTGCAGTGAAGAGGCGGAGGAAAGGTTAATAAACGTGTGTGTGCCCCTAGTGCAGTGCCGAGTTGATTCCAATGGGAGAGTTTCTGGGGAAAAGATGCGGGAAGTTGAGAGAGAAGCCGAGTGTTTACGGGAAACGTTCGCCACTCCTAGACTTGGAGTGAGGAAATCTAAACCATTTGCTGTGCCTCAAGATAAAATAGTGAATAATTTTCCATCTAGAGTGACAGTCAATGGAAAGCTTCAGAAACGTTGGGATAATCATTTGCGACGAGCCAGCTCTCGAAGGGCTAGGGGCGTGTTGTTACGGAAAGGTTTGAATGGCAGTGGCACGGACAGTGTGGATTTTCCGGAAAATGTCAATGATGGAAGGACCCAGAAAAGTTCAACCTTGCCCTCAGAACGGTCTTGTTCAGGGCCGAAGGATGTTTATGAGTTTGAGGAGGAAGACGGAATAGAGTTCGATGAACCTAAACTCTTGCGAAGGTCACGGGGTTGTGTTAAGGTTGAAGAGGGAGTTGGTGGCGGAAATGTTAACAGTAGTTGGGATAGTTACGTAGATAAGACAGCTGTTCCCCCAAATAATATAGCCTTACCTGCAGGAGAAGTGCCTCCCGCACCTATCGTGAACGGATATGGTTGTGTTACGCCTGAGAAAAGGAATGGTGTGAGGTCGGTGAAGTTGACCCTTAGGATGAAAAGGAGCCCCGTACTAGATGAAGTTATCGAGTCGGGAAACAGTTTAAGTGAAGATAGCAGCCTTGTTTTGGAGCCCGAATATGAAGTCTTACGCGTTGAAGGTGTGGGGAATGAGAACTTTGATGGGGATGAGGAAAGTGTAAATCATAGAAGTGGTGTTCGCCGAAAAAAAAGGCACAAAGAGAAAAAGCGTCGGAGAACGGGTCACGAGTTCATTTCGTCTAAAGGATTAGACGAAGAGGAATCAGGGGAAAATTGTGTTGAGAACTCGAGGGTAGAGCGCAGTGATGGAGGTTTGCAATGCTATTCTTATGGGAAAGAGCCCATCATTATGAGGCCTCCGATGAAACGTTTAAGGTTGATATTCGGGAACGAGTCTCATACGATTGATATTCCAACGCCGTTAGTGGAGAATGCCAGGTCTAACTGA